The Nostoc sp. 'Peltigera membranacea cyanobiont' N6 genome contains the following window.
TATCGAGGATATTTGGTTGCAAGCTAAAACATGGGTTCGACGTTTCTGTGCCTTGATCCCAAAATTCTCGCATTTGAAGTGGATGTTTGAGTGGTTTATTCGACACACTACCTTTGATTTCCCCACTCTTCAGATGTACGGAGTTTTTTCAAAAATCAAATAGGAGTCCTATAGCTACAGATATGGATGGCACGCTAACTAGACGAGGAAAATTTACTCCCGCACTGCTGCAAGCTTTAGAGGATTTAGCCTCTGCTGACATTAAGGTGCTGATTGTCACAGGACGTTCTGCTGGGTGGGTGAGTGGATTGAGTGCGTTGATGCCAGTAGCAGGTGCTATGGCAGAAAATGGCGGTTTGTACTTTCCACCTGGGAATCAGAAACCAGTAGTCTTAACAGCCATTTCTGATTTAGCTCAACATCGTCAGCACTTGGCTATGACTTTTGAGAAATTACAAACTAAATTTCCTCAAATCCAAGAATCTGCTGATAATCGCTTTCGCATCACCGACTGGACTTTTGATGTAGCTGGTTTGAGTCAAGACGAATTACAAACCCTAGATAGTCTTTGTCAACAAATGGGTTGGGGATTTACCTATAGTAATGTGCAGTGTCACATTAAACCCCAAGGGCAAGACAAAGCTGTGGGATTGTTGCAAGTATTGCGCGAATATTTGCCCCAGTACTCACCAGAACAAATTGTTACTGTGGGCGATAGTCCCAATGATGAAAGTTTATTTAATCGGCGTTATTTTCCTGTTTCTGTAGGCGTTGCAAACGTACTGGAATATGTGAATCAGTTGAAATATCACCCTGCTTATATTACCAATGCTGCCGAAGGCGAAGGATTTTGTGAGTTATCTAGTTATATTTTGAAAAGCTTGCACATTCCAAGTTAGGAAAAGCCAAACTTGCTCTACAATAATCTCGTAGCACTGATTTTACAACCATGACGGCTACTTTACCTGTTGGTATCGAATCAGAAATCTTCTATCCCAGTGCTGATGGTCAACCAGTGGCGGAAACCTACGACCACCTTTATGCCTTGCTAACTACCTTGGAAGTCCTAAAACAGTATCTGGCAGACCGTCAGGCAACAGTATTAGGAAATCAATTTCTTTACTATGCACAGGGCTTTCCCAAATTGCGGGTAGCCCCAGATGTAATGGTGATTTTTGATGTTCCACCTGGTGGTCGGGACAACTATAAAATTTGGGAAGAGGGTCAAGTACCCACAGTTATTTTTGAAATGACATCCTTTGGTACTAAAGGACAAGACGAAATCTTCAAAAAAACTCTCTATGAGCAGCTAGGTGTCAAGGAATACTGGCTATTTGACCCTAAAGGCGAGTGGGTGGAACAACAGTTACGTGGCTATCGTCTGCGGGGAGAAATCTACGAACCTATAGAAGATGGACGCAGTGAACCATTACAACTGCGTTTGGTGATTGAGGGAAGGCTAATTGGGTTTTACCGAGAAGATACTGGGGAAAAATTACTCATCCCTAATGAACTGGCAAAGGCTTTGGGGCAGGAAGTTTTAGCAAGGCAGCAGGCAGAAGAACTGGTAGAACAGGAACGCCAACGAGCAGAACAGGAACGCCAACGAGCAGAGCAAGAACGTCAACGAGCAGAACAAGAACGTCAACGAGCAGAACAGGCAGAATTGCAGATAGAACAGTTAAAGGCAAGGTTGCGTTCGCTCAATGTAGACCCCGATACTATTCAGTAATTCCAAAAGTTGCAACGCTGAATAGTTTGTTGTAGATATCGCCCTCAAGGTACTAATCAGTAAGTAACCGTGAAATCGAAAAATTATTACACACAAGTAAACAATTTGTTACCTGTATCTTTGCCACATTTATTACCTTAGACAGAATACAATAGATGGGTATCCACGGCGTTTCAATCTTGGAAATCTCAACAGTACTAATTTGATTGATGAAACTGTTTTATACATTCATTCGCCAGAGGTTAGCGTTTTCTTTCCGACTTCCACTAGAAAATCCAAGACCAATGTAGAGTCAAGAATTTACCTGTAAATACAGAGGTATAAAATTATGCAAGAAATTGAAAGATTCTTCAGCAACTTTTTCAGTGGCATACTCAACCGTTTTAAGTATTCTGCGATGGACGCTGCCGATCGCAAAATGAGAGAAACTATCGACGACCAGGTAGAACAACGGCGGCAGAAACCCAAGCCAAAGGATCGAGAAGACCGCGATTTGTAATTCGTGATTAGTAATTTTGAGTTAAATCAAGCATAGCGCTTCCTAATTGTTGAGTGGGCAGCGCTATTTTATCGCCCCACCAAACTCTTGCGAATATGCTAACCTAGTATGGTTAACTAATCTCGCACATCTAAGAATTCGGGTGTTTCCCTGTTGGGAAATGCACTTGGATGGAGGTTTAACCCGAATCGGAGTAAGAAAATATATGCCAGTAGTTTCATTGGCTCAAATGATGGAGTCAGGGGTTCACTTTGGGCATCAGACCCGGCGTTGGAACCCAAAAATGTCTCCTTACATTTATACTTCCCGCAATGGCGTGCATATTATCGACTTGGTGCAAACTGCCCAGTTGATGGATAATGCTTACAACTACATGCGATCGCACGCAGAACAAGGGAAGAAGTTTCTTTTTGTCGGCACTAAACGCCAAGCAGCTGGAATTATTGCTCAAGAAGCTAGCCGTTGTGGTTCCCACTATATTAACCAACGCTGGTTGGGCGGAATGTTGACCAACTGGGCAACTATCAAAACACGAGTTGACCGTCTGAAAGATTTAGAACGCCGTGAAGAAACTGGCGCACTAGATTTATTGCCCAAAAAAGAAGCATCAATGCTACGTCGGGAAATGACGAAGCTTCAGAAATACTTGGGCGGCATTAAAACAATGCGAAAAGTACCCGATATCGTGGTCATCGTAGACCAACGGCGGGAATATAACGCAGTTCAAGAATGCCAAAAGCTGAATATTCCCATTGTATCCATGCTGGATACAAACTGTGACCCAGATGTAGTAGATATCCCCATCCCAGCAAACGATGATGCTATCAGATCAATTAAGCTGATAGTCGGGAAATTGGCGGATGCCATTTATGAAGGTCGTCATGGTCAGCTGGAGGCTGAAGAGTATGACGAAGATTACGACGGTGGTGAGTATGACGATGACTACGAAGAAACCGAATATACTGATGCCGTAATTCCCGACGAGGAAACAGAAGAATAGTGCTGTTAGCGGAAAGCTAAGGTTTAGCCCGTGAAGAGTGCTAAGTCCTGAGTAAAATAGAAAGACTCAGCAAATTGGATAGTGCTGAGTCTTGATTTTTGAAGTTCTTAAGTTGTGATTTGTCAATGAAGAATAAAATTGATAACTGAACACTCAAAACTCAACACGGGCTAAACGCCCCGCTAAGGCTAACAAAACTCAGCACTAAATTAGCTGAGTGATTACAACTCGAGGTCAAGTTAGGAATTGAGGCAACATGGCGGAAATATCTGCAAAACTCGTCCAAGAGCTACGCCAAAAAACTGGTGCCGGCATGATGGACTGCAAAAAGGCGCTGATAGAGACTGAAGGCAACGTAGAAGAAGCCGCAGACTGGCTACGGAAAAAGGGCATCTCTAAAGCAGGGACAAAAAACGATCGCATTGCGGCAGAAGGTCTAGTAGACACTTACATTCAGCCTGGTGGCCGCGTAGGTGTACTGATCGAAGTCAACTGCCAAACCGACTTTGTTGCTCGTAACGACGCTTTTAAAGCTTTAGTTAAGAACCTCGCAAAGCAAGCAGCGACTGCTGATAGTGTTGAGTCTTTGTTAGCTCAACAATATGCTGATAATCCAAGCGGGACTGTAGAAGAATTCATCAAGCAAACTATTGCTACCCTCGGTGAAAATATCCGAGTGCGTCGCTTTATCAATTTTGCATTAGCAGAAGGCACGCAAGGAGTAGTAGACAGCTACATTCACACTGGCGGTCGAGTTGGTGTATTAGTAGAACTGGGTTCTGAAAGTGAGTCAGTGGCTGCTAATTCAGAGTTCCAAACCTTGGCACGGAACACCGCAATGCAAGTTGCAGCTTGTCCAAATGTCGAGTATGTGAGCGTAGACCAAATCCCCGCCGAAGTTGCCCAAAAAGAAAAAGACATTGAAATGGGCAAGGATGATTTGGCGAACAAGCCAGATAATATCAAAGAAAAGATTGTTCAGGGACGAATTGAAAAACGCCTGAAAGAATTGACTTTGCTCGATCAGCCTTACATCCGCGATCAGAGTATTTCCGTAGAAGACCTCTTGAAGCAAGCGAAGACGCAATTAGGCACAGAGATTCAAGTGAATCGCTTTGTCCGCTATATATTGGGCGAAGGCATTGAGAAGCAAGAAATTAGCTTTGCTGATGAAGTCGCTGCACAAATTAGCAGTATGTAATATTATTGGTCATTGGTCATTGGTCATTGGTCATTTGTCATTAGTCTTTACCAAGGATAAAGGATAAATGACAAATGACCTTTACCAAACAGGTCAAGCAAATAGCCTGACCTGTGTTTTTTTTAGTAGATAGATGAAATATCGCATTTAATTTAAAATCTAAAGACCTTTGGGAAGTTATTATAAAATAAGTTTGTACATTTGTACTATTTAATAGTTCACATGGACAAGAACGAAAAGATATGGCAAGAGCAATCGAGCGAATTGAACGGGATATTGAAGCACTCAAAGAAGCGATTCGGGCGATCGCAATAGAACTACAAAACGCTTATGCTAGTTATCTAAACACCTTAGGGCTAGCTGTACGAAAACAGTTGATTCTGGCGAGTTACCATCTTTGTACACAGGGGTATCCCGAAAACTTTCTGCATCTGTCATTAAATCAGCGCCAACAATTGCAACAAGCCATCCGCAAGTCGGGTCAGGTGGCAGCAGAGCAATTGCTCGCTTGTATTAAAAGTGACGAAGCTGGATTAGATAAGGAAGAGGTGGAAGAGGAAGATAAGGAAGTAGCATCTTCTGAACTTCTAGACACCTCAAATTCTCAGCCTTTGACTACCGACACTTCTAATCCTATAGAACTGGCAAAATGGCAACAGAACTTAGAAGAGGTCACGCAAGAGATACTGAAAAAAGTTTCCCATGATGCTAATCTTTTATTACAAAAATCTGGGGTATTACCCAAAAAATTACCAGAACCGATTTTAGCGGCTGCGGCTGCGGCGGCATCAGAAGCATCTGCCGAGGCTATGCCAGGGCCACCAAACTTATTAAACTTAGTAATTGAAATTGAAAATGAGCAGCAGTCAGAAGATTCTGGACTGACGCAAATCATGGCTATTAATTTACGGCTAGGGGAAATTGAATTTGCTGATGTGGCACTCTCCTCTGAACGCAGACAAATTCGCAGTATTTTAGTTCAGCTAAACAAGCTGGGACGAGAGTATCAAAAGAAACATCGGGAAAGAGCGATCGCAGAAGCAGAAGCTGCATGGCGTGCTAGTTGGTTTGAATAAAGTTATGAGTTATGAATTATGAGTTATGAGTTATTTATTCCTAACTCCTAACTACTCACTCCTAACTCCTAACTTTTAACTCTGCTGACCAATGACTAATGAAAAACCAGATTGGATACGATTGCAGAAAGCCTTGGCAATAGAAGCTGAACGAGGCTTTACAGACTTGATGGGCAGAGAATACCGTTTCAGTGAATTTCTAAGTCTGACTTTGGGCAAATTCCCAACAGGCTTACCCCAAACTGAACGCCGCCGTTGGCAAGGGCTAGCGGTGCAATTTGCTAGTTATCCACATCTGGCGCTGGAAGAAAGACAACATTTAGTAGCAGAGACTCGTAGATATCTCTCCCAGCTACAGCAAGAGGAGGAGGGGGAGCAGGGGAAGCAGGGGAGCAGGGGAGCAGGGGAGCAGGGGAGAACTTATCAAGCTAAAATTCCAAATCCCAAATCTCCAATTGTTACTGAGGTGAGTCGGAGGCTTGCACCGAACATTGACCAAAAACTCAGTGATTTACCAGAAATAGGCTTCAAAAAAGCTGATAATTTGGCACGGCTTGGTTTACACACCGTCCGCGATTTGCTTTTTTACTATCCTCGTGACCACATTGATTATGCGCGTCAGGTGAATATCCGCGAGTTACAGGCGGGTGAGACGGTGACAATAGTGGCAACAGTGAAGCGTTGCAACTGCTTTACTAGCCCTAAAAATCAGAAATTATCAATTTTAGAACTGGTTGTAAAAGATAATAGCGGTCAACTGAAAATTGGTCGTTTTTACGCAGGTACGCGCTTTAGCAGTCGCGCTTGGCAAGAAAGTTTAAAACGCCGTTATGCAGTAGGTAGTATTTTAGCGGCCTGTGGTTTGGTGAAAGAAAGTAAATACGGCTTGACATTAGATAATCCAGAACTAGAGGTTTTGGGAAATCCAGGAGATTCGATTGAGTCGCTGAATATTGGGCGGGTAGTACCAATTTATGGACTGACTGAGGGTGTGGTGGCGAATACAGTGCGACAGGCGGTAATTGCTGCTTTGCCTGCTGCGGCTAATCTGAAAGACCCTCTACCAAGTGGTTTACGACAGAAGTATGGTTTGATGGAATTGAAAGATGCGATCGCTAACATCCACTTTCCCGACGATAGCGCCGCCCTACAAGTTGCCCGTCGTCGCCTAGTCTTTGACGAATTTTTCTACCTACAACTTGGATTACTGCAACGTCAACAGCAAGCAAGGGCGATTCAAACTAGCGCCATTCTCGTCCCAAGAGGTCAACTTGTAGAGAAATTCCACGAAATACTGCCTTTTAAACTCACTGGCGCACAGCAACGAGTTCTCAACGATATTCTCAACGATTTACAAAAACCTGTGCCAATGAATCGTTTGGTGCAAGGTGATGTCGGTTCAGGTAAAACGGTTGTCGCTGTGTTAGCTATCCTCGCAGCAATTCAATCTGGCTACCAAGCGGCGCTGATGGCTCCCACAGAAGTTTTGGCAGAACAACATTATCGCAAGTTAGTTAGCTGGTTTAACCTCTTGCATTTACCAGTGGAATTACTGACAGGCTCCACCAAAACTGCAAAACGAAGACAAATCCATTCTCAGTTGGGAACTGGTGAACTACCTCTGTTAGTGGGAACCCATGCCTTAATTCAAGACTCTGTAAGCTTCCAGCAACTAGGGTTAGTGGTGATAGATGAACAACATCGTTTTGGGGTAGAACAACGGGCGCGTTTGCAGCAAAAAGGCGAACAACCCCACGTGTTAACTATGACAGCTACTCCGATTCCCCGAACCTTGGCACTGACGATACACGGGGATTTAGATGTAAGCCAGATTGATGAGTTACCACCAGGACGACAAAAGATTCAGACAACAGTATTATCAGGTCAGCAACGCAACCATGCTTACGACCTCATTCGCCGAGAAATTGCCCAAGGTAGACAAGTTTATGTGGTTTTGCCGTTAGTAGAAGAATCAGAAAAACTGGATTTGCGATCGGCTGTAGATGAGCATCAAAAGTTACAAGAAAGCGTTTTTCCCGATTTTCAAGTAGGGCTGCTACACGGTCGCATGAGTTCAGCCGATAAGGATGAAGCGATTACCAAATTTCGTGATAATCAAACGCAAATTTTGGTTTCTACTACCGTTGTCGAGGTTGGTGTAGACGTGCCTAATGCCACAGTAATGCTCATTGAAAATGCAGAACGATTTGGTTTATCACAACTGCACCAACTACGGGGGCGTGTCGGTCGGGGTGCGGCTCAATCTTACTGTTTGTTGATGAGCAGTTCTAGGAGTCCTGATGCTCAACAAAGGTTGAAAGTGTTGGAACAATCTCAGGATGGCTTTTTCATCTCTGAGATGGATATGCGTTTTCGTGGGCCAGGACAAGTGCTAGGAACTCGTCAATCTGGAGTGCCAGATTTTACCTTAGCGAGTTTGGTTGACGATGAAGAAGTTTTACTTTTAGCGCGGCAAGCTGCTGAGAAAATTATAGAAATGGATGTTACTCTAGAGCGCTGGTATTTGATGAAAGAAGAGTTGAAGTATCGGTATGAGCGATTGATGGGTGGAGCGATTTTGACATAACATATCTGAGTTAGTTTAAGAGAGAAACCGACTATCCATTCCTAACTTTTAAAAGTAATTTATTTTTTGTAAGTTCCCTGGAGGTTCTTACTGTAGTTGCCGCAAACGAGCCAGAGCAAGAGTTATGAGAACCAATGCCGTACATCTCTATTGCCCAGTCGGAGTTTCAACCTGTGTTGTAGACAACATGGGCTATTTTTGTTTGCTTGCCTTTTAATATTTCCTGAACCTCTTTTGACTCTTGTTCCCGTTGCTTTTGATATTCACTGTGAAGTGAATGCAGAATTTCTCGGTCTTGAGATGCTCTAGTATTCCAATCATCATCACCATATTGCCCCCATTGAGGAATTACGGGACCACCAAGCACCATTACATAAATAATTCCTGTTGAGTTCAATTGCTTTCTATACCAACGTTCACTTTTGTGAAACGGGATATAGAAACCTACATCAAGCAATGAATCTTCAATTTGATTACGGTAATCTCCTTGAACATTTTGAGTATCGAATATAGCATAACCACCTGTTTTAAGAGCGTTATAAAA
Protein-coding sequences here:
- the rpsB gene encoding 30S ribosomal protein S2, with protein sequence MPVVSLAQMMESGVHFGHQTRRWNPKMSPYIYTSRNGVHIIDLVQTAQLMDNAYNYMRSHAEQGKKFLFVGTKRQAAGIIAQEASRCGSHYINQRWLGGMLTNWATIKTRVDRLKDLERREETGALDLLPKKEASMLRREMTKLQKYLGGIKTMRKVPDIVVIVDQRREYNAVQECQKLNIPIVSMLDTNCDPDVVDIPIPANDDAIRSIKLIVGKLADAIYEGRHGQLEAEEYDEDYDGGEYDDDYEETEYTDAVIPDEETEE
- the recG gene encoding ATP-dependent DNA helicase RecG, producing the protein MTNEKPDWIRLQKALAIEAERGFTDLMGREYRFSEFLSLTLGKFPTGLPQTERRRWQGLAVQFASYPHLALEERQHLVAETRRYLSQLQQEEEGEQGKQGSRGAGEQGRTYQAKIPNPKSPIVTEVSRRLAPNIDQKLSDLPEIGFKKADNLARLGLHTVRDLLFYYPRDHIDYARQVNIRELQAGETVTIVATVKRCNCFTSPKNQKLSILELVVKDNSGQLKIGRFYAGTRFSSRAWQESLKRRYAVGSILAACGLVKESKYGLTLDNPELEVLGNPGDSIESLNIGRVVPIYGLTEGVVANTVRQAVIAALPAAANLKDPLPSGLRQKYGLMELKDAIANIHFPDDSAALQVARRRLVFDEFFYLQLGLLQRQQQARAIQTSAILVPRGQLVEKFHEILPFKLTGAQQRVLNDILNDLQKPVPMNRLVQGDVGSGKTVVAVLAILAAIQSGYQAALMAPTEVLAEQHYRKLVSWFNLLHLPVELLTGSTKTAKRRQIHSQLGTGELPLLVGTHALIQDSVSFQQLGLVVIDEQHRFGVEQRARLQQKGEQPHVLTMTATPIPRTLALTIHGDLDVSQIDELPPGRQKIQTTVLSGQQRNHAYDLIRREIAQGRQVYVVLPLVEESEKLDLRSAVDEHQKLQESVFPDFQVGLLHGRMSSADKDEAITKFRDNQTQILVSTTVVEVGVDVPNATVMLIENAERFGLSQLHQLRGRVGRGAAQSYCLLMSSSRSPDAQQRLKVLEQSQDGFFISEMDMRFRGPGQVLGTRQSGVPDFTLASLVDDEEVLLLARQAAEKIIEMDVTLERWYLMKEELKYRYERLMGGAILT
- the tsf gene encoding translation elongation factor Ts, whose amino-acid sequence is MAEISAKLVQELRQKTGAGMMDCKKALIETEGNVEEAADWLRKKGISKAGTKNDRIAAEGLVDTYIQPGGRVGVLIEVNCQTDFVARNDAFKALVKNLAKQAATADSVESLLAQQYADNPSGTVEEFIKQTIATLGENIRVRRFINFALAEGTQGVVDSYIHTGGRVGVLVELGSESESVAANSEFQTLARNTAMQVAACPNVEYVSVDQIPAEVAQKEKDIEMGKDDLANKPDNIKEKIVQGRIEKRLKELTLLDQPYIRDQSISVEDLLKQAKTQLGTEIQVNRFVRYILGEGIEKQEISFADEVAAQISSM
- a CDS encoding Uma2 family endonuclease, which gives rise to MTATLPVGIESEIFYPSADGQPVAETYDHLYALLTTLEVLKQYLADRQATVLGNQFLYYAQGFPKLRVAPDVMVIFDVPPGGRDNYKIWEEGQVPTVIFEMTSFGTKGQDEIFKKTLYEQLGVKEYWLFDPKGEWVEQQLRGYRLRGEIYEPIEDGRSEPLQLRLVIEGRLIGFYREDTGEKLLIPNELAKALGQEVLARQQAEELVEQERQRAEQERQRAEQERQRAEQERQRAEQAELQIEQLKARLRSLNVDPDTIQ
- a CDS encoding HAD family hydrolase, which codes for MISPLFRCTEFFQKSNRSPIATDMDGTLTRRGKFTPALLQALEDLASADIKVLIVTGRSAGWVSGLSALMPVAGAMAENGGLYFPPGNQKPVVLTAISDLAQHRQHLAMTFEKLQTKFPQIQESADNRFRITDWTFDVAGLSQDELQTLDSLCQQMGWGFTYSNVQCHIKPQGQDKAVGLLQVLREYLPQYSPEQIVTVGDSPNDESLFNRRYFPVSVGVANVLEYVNQLKYHPAYITNAAEGEGFCELSSYILKSLHIPS